The DNA sequence cagaaattaattttattggcTATTTTAGGGGGGAAGTTGCTACATCTACTCTTATATAATTTTAGTTTTGATCAGTAGAACCAAAACCTCCTGATCCACGTTTAGGGTCATCTAAACCTTGGACTTCTTCAAGTTCTGGATAAAAAACCCATTCACAAATTAGCTGTGCAATCTGGTCACCCTTTTTTACTTCAAAGTTTTCTTTGCCAAAATTAAATAGCACTATACCAACATTTCCTCTGTAATCTTCATCTATGACACCAGCTCCTACATCTATGAAGTATTTTGTAGCCAAGCCAGCACATGGAGCAACTTGGCCATAACAGCCAAGAGGAAGAGAAATCTGAATGTGTTTTCACAAGGGCTTTCTCCATGGCTGGTATTGTATAATCATAGGCACTGTAGAAGTCATAGCCAGCAGCCTGGGCCGACCCCTTAGAGGGGGCAGTGGCATGTTTGGAGAGGCGGGAGAAGCGGAGGCGCACGGGGGTCTCCTCCTCATGCTGAGCAGGCTGGGC is a window from the Gracilinanus agilis isolate LMUSP501 unplaced genomic scaffold, AgileGrace unplaced_scaffold7973, whole genome shotgun sequence genome containing:
- the LOC123256662 gene encoding LOW QUALITY PROTEIN: deoxyuridine 5'-triphosphate nucleotidohydrolase, mitochondrial-like (The sequence of the model RefSeq protein was modified relative to this genomic sequence to represent the inferred CDS: inserted 2 bases in 2 codons); its protein translation is TPYSEANPITVFPSKWAQPAQHEEETPVRLRFSRLSKHATAPSKGSAQAAGYDFYSAYDYTIPAMEKALVKTXIQISLPLGCYGQVAPCAGLATKYFIDVGAGVIDEDYRGNVGIVLFNFGKENFEVKKGDQIAQLICEWVFYPELEEVQGLDDPKRGSGGFGSTDQN